DNA from Ovis aries strain OAR_USU_Benz2616 breed Rambouillet chromosome 15, ARS-UI_Ramb_v3.0, whole genome shotgun sequence:
TATAGGTCATGAGTGATTCAGGTGCAGAAACCAGGTCTTACTAATAATGTGTCCACAGCACTAACATCATTGTTTAACACACAGTAGGTCTTTAACAGTTAGTGTTGAATTGAACTGAGTTTGTTGACACTCAGCACCAATAATGATTTTTCAACTTGGCTAATTTAGCATTCTGTGATTGTACTTCATCTAGACAGCAGAATTTTATTTAAGAGCAAGGAATAAACTATACTGAAACTTTCTTTCAAGCGGAATTGAATTTACTtcacaaaaatctaaaaatttgAGCATTCTACAAAGGGCGAcactaatgaaaagaaaagaagaccaCAGCATCCTTAAATATAGATCAGAAACTCACGTCATCTAATGAAACAGGACCCTGTAGAGACTGGTGCTGTGACTAAAGATTACTGTAATATTACCTTTCTCAGAAAGCAGGAAGTCTAGTTACCTTCACGTTTCTCACATTTGAGCCAAACTACAAATGAGTTGTATCCAGGTACAGAAAAACCaacaatgttttatttataatcttatttttagtttttgaactACAAATCAGATTCTAGATTTGTTTAAAAGATCATGGGTTTTATAGATGCTCATATGTAAATTAATCTGTtgcttgcttccttttttttttttctttcccattgaaTGGTCCTCCTCATAAATACAGAACAGATCATTACATGAAAAATATAAGATCTTGCAGTTTTTCCTTGTTCTCtcttaaaaatctatttctaatATTGCATTCCCCATTGGACTACTTCATAAGGGCATgagggggaggaaagaaaagaaagagagaaagagaaggaaaaaaaagaaagacaaaatagaCTGGATCTCACCACTAGAATTCACCATAAAAATCTCAAAGTATAACAGAATTCTTACAAAATTTCCTAGACCGGTTCTTTAGGGAATTGAGATCTCCTGTGAAAAATATGGCGATAGGGAAGGCAGGGACGAAATGTGGGAAATAGTAAATAAGTGCAGCAAAAACAGGTTCTGAGGAATACACATAATTTTGTCTGCTTTAGATCAcaatagaatttttaataaataaatcttttcttttttgttttttttttttgtaaagacaCTTTTTTGAAACAGTAGATTTAGCCCagtcatttgtgtcatttttaataaactgtctttttttttttttgattgtttgttttccATAACTGTCAGTGTTTTAGATTTGAGTCTCTTGGACATTGTCTTTAGAGTTCATCCGGATCAATAACGGTTCATGCACTGAACTGTGTATTGAATTTATTGTGTTAACTGTTGTTGTGTGGTTGAAAGGAGATTTGTAAGAGTTATAGTGATTTAGGTGCTCATGCTCAATGGCAGGCATGGGCAGGTGGCTTTCCATGGGCGTGTCTCCTGTAATCTCATCATCCACATTAATAATTTCAACAGTCCTCGTTGGGGCATGATGGTTTTGCCGATGATGCTGCTTCCTCATCTTGTAGAAAATGACCAGCATCACTGCAGCCATGAGTGTGATGGCCACGAAACAGCCAATGATGATTTTGGTAGTCTTCATGACCTCATCAATTCCTGGGATCCCACTGTTTATATCAGTCACAGGGATGGTGAATGTCTTTTCTGTCGACCTTGTGCTCTGTGGCGTGAGGGAGGTGGTCACGTTAGTGGTCTCCCAGTCGATCACCGGAGTGGGACCCACATTGTTATCTGTGGTCCGTGCCTCATCCTGAGAAGGTTCCATAGTCTCTACCGTGACAGTTGAAAAGTAAGAGAAGGGAGTAGTGGTTGCTGCAGTAACATTCAGGGTGGCTGAAGCGGTGGTATTTCCCACAGAATTACTCACCATACATGTGTACATGCCTGTATCTTGCACGGTTACATTCGTGAAGTTTAACGTGCCATCGCTGAGCACAGCTATCCGCACTTTATATGCCCCATGAGTCATGACTGTTCCGTTTGGAGTAATCCAAGATACGGAAGTTAGGGACGTGGAGGCCCGACATTTCAGCTCAGCTGCCATGCCTTCAGTGACATTGAGGTCTGCTGGGGGCTCCACAATGACAGGAGCATAGCATGTGAAATAATTCTGGTCAAGCTCCCCAATGTACCTCCCTTTCAGATTGGGAGGGGTGTTACACCGGGCACAGCAAGCTGTATTGGAGGGGGCCATGTCTTTTAtccaccagctgagccacaggatgTCACAGTTACAGTTCCAGGGGTTGTGATGTAAGTGTATCCGCTCTAGATGATGCAAGGGTGTGAAGAGGTCATGAGGCAGTAATGTCAGATTGTTGTGTGCCAGGTTGATCTCCACCAGTGACTGAAGGTTATCAAAGGCATTCCGTTCAATCACTTGAATCTGGGACTGTATCATCCACAGTTTCTGAAGGTGCATCAACCCCTGGAAAGAGCCAGGCCTGATGGCAGACAGATGATTCCCAGAAAGATCCAGCTCATCTAGTTTTATGAGCGGCGTG
Protein-coding regions in this window:
- the LRRC4C gene encoding leucine-rich repeat-containing protein 4C — its product is MLNKMTLHPQQIMIGPRFNRALFDPLLVVLLALQLLVVAGLVRAQTCPSVCSCSNQFSKVICVRKNLRDVPDGISTNTRLLNLHENQIQIIKVNSFKHLRHLEILQLSRNHIRTIEIGAFNGLANLNTLELFDNRLTTIPNGAFVYLSKLKELWLRNNPIESIPSYAFNRIPSLRRLDLGELKRLSYISEGAFEGLSNLRYLNLAMCNLREIPNLTPLIKLDELDLSGNHLSAIRPGSFQGLMHLQKLWMIQSQIQVIERNAFDNLQSLVEINLAHNNLTLLPHDLFTPLHHLERIHLHHNPWNCNCDILWLSWWIKDMAPSNTACCARCNTPPNLKGRYIGELDQNYFTCYAPVIVEPPADLNVTEGMAAELKCRASTSLTSVSWITPNGTVMTHGAYKVRIAVLSDGTLNFTNVTVQDTGMYTCMVSNSVGNTTASATLNVTAATTTPFSYFSTVTVETMEPSQDEARTTDNNVGPTPVIDWETTNVTTSLTPQSTRSTEKTFTIPVTDINSGIPGIDEVMKTTKIIIGCFVAITLMAAVMLVIFYKMRKQHHRQNHHAPTRTVEIINVDDEITGDTPMESHLPMPAIEHEHLNHYNSYKSPFNHTTTVNTINSIHSSVHEPLLIRMNSKDNVQETQI